The genomic stretch TAATAAAAATATCCGTTTATTGTCATCCGTCATTATGTTTGCTCCGTAGAGGTTGTCACTTCATTGTAGACATCTAATTATTTAGAACACTCAAAAAATGACACTGAAGCGTTCTAAGTTTGATGCGTACAATATTTCgcgtttcgttttcttttcttttttgaatgtcCAACAGCCATCTTGGATGTCCTTGTGCACATGGTTCTGTAATTATTGTTTGTTAAGGAAATTTATTGAACGCAATGCAGGTAAACTAATGATGAGGTGACATATGTGTACTATATATAGCATACGGTATGGCCTCGTGAAACAGAAAAGGAGAGGAGGCaaaagagagcgagagagaaaaaCGTAAAACGAAAAAGCACGTGAACTCTGGAAACCAAACCCCCTGGTGGAAGCATGTAGAAAAAGGATACCAGGCAAGGTCAAGGAAAGGCTATAAACACGTATGATGGAGAATATTCATATTAATATTTTGTTGATTACGAATGGGGTGCTTCTTCACCACAGGTGATACCCTATCGCAAAGAGTCTACCCTATTGGTAATACACTCTGTCTAATTCCCAACCGAAGAGGTTTTTGACGTACTCCTAAAGTTGGCTTCGCCGCATTCGAAGTTATGTAGTGGGGAAGCACGCTTTAAAAGAGGAATCGTTACCAAGGAAGTTCTCGAGATTTTGTCAATCCGTTTTTCCCATTTGCGGTTGAACGCTTCAAGCACAAAATGAACTGAACAATCGCATGGCGTTGGTGCGAGGTGCTAGAATTGCTGAAGTCCCGTTTATCTTTACACTTTGAAAAACACTCGTTTTACCTACAAGAAGCAACCTCTTCATTGCGCCGCTTAAAAATAACAGCCGATCCTAAAGAGGAACGCCAATAACTCAATTACTTCTACTCTCAAAGAAATGTATTACAAATTAGAAGACCAGCGAGAGAAAACCCTAAGGAAAGAACCACATGACTAGAAgctctgtttcttctttctttcttttttccccccCGCGGGAGAACATTTCGTTCAATGGCCTATTGCCCTTTTACAAGAATAGTGGCTTTCTCTTTCAGCCCATTAGAAAATGTCGCTTGGGGACAGCTTGTGCTGTCAATTTCTTAATCGAGAGCCCTGTGTGCGATACATTGTGTAGCGTCCGTTATGAACATTTGTAGCGCAGATTTTGACTTATATCTCGCATTTGAGGTGCGGAGAGAAGGACGTGGAATATCTTTAGGGGAAGTTTCCTCCTTTTGACTGGTGACAAAGTGAACGCCTAGTGTATTAAGAGTTGACATGGGGTAGCAGGAAGCTCTTTGTACGCGCTTGCATGGAAGTATTTCAGTCAATGTTACCATTTGTaattgtcgaaaaaaaaaaaaggtcgatTAAGCGCTTTCAAAATTAAATTATACGACGAACCATGTTACCGTACACTACAGCAACGTGCGACAGTAATTTGAAAACGATATATATGAGTCAGTTATTACTGCTGCTAGCCTAGCAGTGTGATTTATATTCGCTCGGTGTTCTTGCCAAGTGTATTTTGGATAGAATTACGCTTACACATTGCGTGACATTAGCACTGGTTACACATCTACGAATGTAACGTGACAGCACTTGGGATATCTCACAGTATACGCACATGATCAACGGATGAGGCTTAGCTTTGACTCGGACGCGGCAAGTAAAACACCTGACGTCGTCGAAGATGATGCCTTTGTCAGGTGGTGTGGGATCTCCGTGAAAAGTGCGTGCATTCGGCGTGCTTCGTCGTCGCGGACTGACTCCGGGCGCTGCCGCTCATAATTAGGAGATCGATGACCGTTCGAAGAGTAGGAGGGATTCCGAACGGGCAAAGCGAAGAACAAGACAGCACACCAGGTCGCACGTGCGGCTACGGGATtccacgcgcgcgcgcgcctgCCCGCACGCGGGGCGCCTCGAAGAGAGACCGCGTTGCACCGGCCGCGGCTTAGCGTCCCGTTCGGAACAGCCGTCCCGCCGCCATGGCGTCGTTCGTCTTCCCCACGCCGCTGTTGCCATCTGGTGGAGGTCGCACAAAGCGGGAGGCAGACAAAGGGGTGCAGGAGCGCGCATGCGCCGCTCCGCGTCCTCCCAGAGAGCACCGCGGCAGAAACAGACCAAGATGGCGTCCGTACGAAGGGAGTCCGGCACTGCGCGGCGGAAACATTGACAACAGAGAGGTAAGCGGACCTTGGAACGCTGCGCTGGGATCGTTAAAATCTATCGAAGGAGTGTCTTGGAGTGTTCGATGGCGCTTTGATTGGCGTCTGTGGCAAGGAGCATCATGGAGACCCTGGGAGGAGAGCTGGGCACAGCGGTCGACGCTGAGGAGGAGGAGCCCGGCAGCTCCTCTCCCCACCCTCCcgacgaggaggaggaagaggggCGAGAAGGGGAAAACACGCCGTGTCCCGTGCACGCTGACGATGACGACCTAGTCGATGCCGCACCGCCAGCggtcgacgacgacgacgacgacgggcGATCCACGCCTGACCTCCTACCGTCCGCCGCCGACCTCTCGCTCGGCGGACGCACGTACAGGGAGGACGACGACGCGTCCCCACCGGCACAGCCGCCCAGTCCGACGTCTGACGACGACCTCGACGACCCAGTCGTGAGTCCCGGCTCGCCAGGCATGATTGACGCGTCGGACTTTCGAGGTCTCGGCGGCGATCCCACCGGCCCGTATGGGGCTGGAAGGATGTCGCCTGCGGGCTTCTCGGCCAGCTCCAGTTACGCAACGCTCACACCCCTGCAGCCGCTGCCACCAATTTCAACCATGTCTGACAAATTTTCTCACTAcggtcaccaccaccatcatcaccatcaccagcaACACCACCAGCAGCAGCAACACCACCCGGGTGGGGGATTCCCCTTGATGCAGAGCCAGTCGCCGCTCGGTGCCATCTCTATGAACAGTTATCACGCGCAGTATGACAAGCTCAGCAGCTCAGGCATGAGTCCCCCAATGCTCGGTGGGGGTGGACTCCCTTCGCCCCCATCCTCTTATTCACAGAACGGTCTGTCCGACAAGGGTCTCAACGGCTACGACGCGTATGCTCCTCCGCGAGGTCTAGGATCACCCCAGTCACCGACCAGTCTTCACTCGCCCACTGGCATGTTACCACCGCTCAATGGCCTGGCGACGGGTCCACCGCCCACCCCGCCTGCTGCCCATCTCGCCGCACCGGCCTCACCACCCGCACCGCCACAGATGGACATCAAGCCCCCGCCACCGACAACTGTGGTGACAGTGGCACAGCCTCGTCTCGTCCTCCCCGTTTCTGTAACTACGATGCCCCAAGTGGCACTGTCTGTGGGACAAGTCATGGTTGGGAAGGCGAATAATGTCATGCCCAACCTTTTGGTCGGCGGTATCGGTTGTTCTCCCAACAAGATTCTTCAGCAGCAGACGCCTCAGCAGCATCAACAAGCGGTACAACAGCAAGTggtgcagcagcagcaacagcagcagcaagcgGTTCagcaacagcagacgacacagcagcaacagcagacgacgcaacAGCAGCACACGGGAAACGCGGATGAGGTTGAAGAGATCAACACCAAGGAACTGGCGCAGCGGATAAGTGCAGAATTGAAGCGGTACAGCATACCACAAGCGATCTTTGCTCAGCGGGTACTGTGTCGATCACAAGGCACGTTGTCTGACCTTCTGCGGAATCCAAAGCCTTGGAGCAAGCTCAAGTCGGGGAGGGAGACGTTTCGCCGCATGTACAAGTGGTTGGAAGAACCAGAGTTTCAAAGGATGTCCGCACTCAGGCTTGCAGGTTAGTACTCACATCTCATATTGGTggacttctttttttctttctctttctctctattGGAAAGGCACCTTGTTGTTCTATCCGGTTGGCACGGTTAATACGTTTTAACGAAGATTTCGCTATAAACGAGACCCGGTTTCAGGGTGGGCTTGTGTCACTGCTCTGGATCAAGTCTGATAACCCAAATTAGAGCTTCagactttaaaaaaaacacgTGACAAATTGCCGGTGTTGTCATCACCGCCAAAACAAaaattaaattgaattgaatcacACTTGACATTTCTCCCCGTTGTTTCTTTCCGTAGCAAGCTGAGTACACAGTTTTTTCCGTTTTGCTGAGTCATTAGTTATCAGTCTCCCCACTTTCACGCTGCCAGCTTTCCAAAGCACTCCCTGCACGAGCTCCTCGATTCAACGCCACTTACTTTGCATCTTGCGCCACGCGATAATTGCGTTGTCCCCACCTGTGGCGCACGTGTCAATCGCGAACAGCTGATTACCAAAATACAACTCCATAGCGGCGAGGGCGGACCCAAAAATCGAAAATTCGCgccatgtgacgtcacgaagaCAGCACGTGTCTCCCAACTCGCGTCGATTTTCGCGTCGattcctgcttttctttctctctttctttcttttttttttccttgcctgTTTCGAGCATGCCGCGAAAATGACCGCGAAATATGCCGCGAAATGTCGTGTGTTCGTTTAATGACCGCTATAGCGTGTGTGAGGACGTTATGTCGAGACGTTCTAAGTGACATTAGGGAGCAGCGTTGACATTAACTGACCGAAGGATGTGTTACGAGTTTTATAAAGTAACAGTATTTTACTGTCTCTGCGCGAAAACGCTCAGTGTGTGATAGTATTCtctcatatatttttttccaaagAAACCTTTCATACCGCTATGttatcaaagaaaaaaaagttctaAGAGCCCTTAAAATTCTGAACTAAACCTTCTAAAAAGGTAACGCTATTATTCATATAGGATTTCCACGCGAAAATTGCTTCGAACATTCCGGAAAACGTGAGTTCTGCGTCAAATCTTACTCTTCCTACATGATGATGGAGCTAGAAATCGTAAGAAACCTTACGAAATATTTCGAAGTGTGAAGCACATTATGCAATCTCTGGAAAACGCGCAGAACGTTGAGTACTCCGTGAAAATTCAAACGATTTTAGGCGGTTTTATAAAAGCCTGCGAAATGTTATGAACATTGCACAAAAGGGGGTTATGAAATGTggccaaaaaaaagaaagaaaaataattagtGCGAAATAATAAAACAGTATGAATTAGAGAAGGTTGCAAAAACTTTTTTATTAGTGTTGTGGATCGTGGTTCCACAATATATAGTGCGGTAGTCTTTGTTGGCTTTCACGAAGGTGAATGCGTGGACAAAAGCAGTCGGGGAATTCCCTGGCGAGTAAGGCACGCGCTCATGCTGGGAAAATTGTGGAGGGTGATTCATTGGATTCATCGCCGAGCTCTTTGCGGACAAGCACTGACGGACTAAGCCGATGACATCATGGGCATGGAACATATAGAGCTGGACTGGAAAACATTGGCGTCCCGTCAACATGTCGTTGTTGAACGGTATAACAGCGGGGACTGAGGTACATGACTACTGCATCGCGAATGAAAATACGTTTGCAGTATCTCACTGTGTTGCGCGCATCCTGTCCTATGTTACTTTACACGGGATAAGAGAAAACATGTTTCAAGGTCTCAAAGACTTCTAGAGTACGTCGTTGGTGTGAGCTAATGACGTCTCTATCGCATACGGTTAGACAaagattaattgattgattgaggtataaaaaatatggagatgtgagacccGACAAAGTCGGGTCAAGGTCTGGTTTCTTTTTGCAGTAATCGTGAATAGAAAAGTAGAAAAAAGCAACCTCAGGATGACCAAGAGGCATTAAAAAACAGGGTCTACTTGATGAATGAGTCTAGTAAATGGAATTAGACAAGGACATTCAACAACGATCATATTTAATTGATGCTGTTACGAATGCCCCATAATTAAGTGAGTTACATCCCGAGAGAACTCAGTAACTGATAAATTTGTCTACGGAGTAGTACGTACCAAACTGGAGGGATCCTTTCGAGCGTTGGAGCCTGGTGAAAGTGAGCGTTTGTCATTGAGTTAACACGGGTTCAATGTCTTACCATTTAATATACAACGTCCACGACGCACCTAATTTGTCGTCCCATATGTCAAGAACGGTACCATGAACATGAAAAGAAAATTGCCCACCGAGTCTCCCAACGCATTTCTCCGAAGCCAAAGAGGCTAGACGTTCCCACTTCGATTTCTACGCGATTTTTGATGAAACACGGTGTTATTAAACGGGCATTCCCGCCCCCAACACATATTTATTTCACGCGCGTCTCGAAGTAGGGCTGGAAATTTTGTGCGGCTTCGGTCTTCACACACGACGGCTCGTGTGCATAATTAAAAACGTAGTCACCTCGCCTATGTTTCATATCCACGCTGAGGATTATTGAACCCTATTTGTCAAAGGTGCTCTTCCGTCGTCACGCTGGGGACATCGCGTGGTATTGCTTCAATTTATACAACGTCGGTTTGTCAATAGTTTTCTAGTAGTTGATGTTACATGCTGTATTTTTCTGCGGCTAATTAGAGCTTGCAGGTATTAGTAACCATGATTTCTTTTTCTACCCAAGAACAACAAAACAAGAACGCTTCATTTTGGAACTATGCCATACAAAACTGATAGTCATTATGGTcattcttcttagtagccacaGTACCAGAGCTACTTGCCAAAAACCAACATGATTGCAAATCTAGTTCAGCCAATATGCTATCACATTGGAATGGTTTTGCATTACCAGCTTATCTTATTTAGCGTTCTTATCAGCATGTTCATGCGCGGCATTTCTCTTATACACTTATAAGCTCCAAGCAGCACTTTATTTCGTAATAAATACCTTCTCGTCTTCACTCTAACCGGGAAGAAGAAGATAAGACAATAAATATGGAGCAGTTACAGCTTCTAGTTCCCTAGATAACAGTTACTCCCAAATTTTAGTCCCCTGCTCCTGAAATTTACACTCCCAGCACTACAAATGTCCCCAAAAGGACGTTAAGTTggtctttttattttttcttataCTGTACCACACAGAGGGTCAAACCGCTATTTCATTATTATATTACACCCGCAACTCATGGTGTGTGTAAGCTGTGAATTTTAGACGACGATATACCCTCTTCAGCCAGCAGCGGCCCTCCACTGACTCAGTCGAAAATTTATTCAAACAGCTCCTACACGTACGTACGTTGCACCTCATTTTCACAGCGGTAATAGTTAATGTAAAGCGAGTAACAAAGAGTAAACCATTCTGCGTTGCCCGGGGCCAGCTATCGCAGCGTGGCACGCAGTGTGGCCCGAGAAACGCTTGAGCGATCGCACGCGCACGCCGCGACGCGCGCAGTTTACGTTTTTGTAATGAAGGGTAGCCTTTTGCCGTATACGTATATTCAACACCTGCGCCTCTTCACGTGTGAGTCGACGGTTGCAGAGCTAACGACATTCTATATGCTTTGAAGCCCCACCCCACACCGTCGCCCTATCGAGTGTTGGGTGACTGCGTTCGCTTTTCCAAAGGATTCCAGTttgtgaaacaaagcgcaatgcTATACTTTGTGCCGTGTTTTTCAACCGGCGGGAAGGTTTAGCTCGCACGTAAAGGGGCTTCGAGTTGGTCGTGTTTCCCGGGGAGTCGCGAGTGAAGTTTGTCTGTTGAGTCAGTATTGCGTTTTCGTGGGCGTTTTGCGCCGACTGTCAGGAAACCTTAAAACGTTGAAagatggcagtcgtcgaaaaagcagGGCAAAGGCAGTAGTCGAACCGGTACACCTTCGAGGAAATGTCCGGGAGAAAAGGCATTTATGTGATTGGTTAGTAGTGTTCAATTGCAGTGCAGTTATACCTATTTGAGTTAATGTCAGAAGGACACGAAGTCTGTATCTGTAAACTAATAAATAAGGAAGTAATCGCAAGAATAAACGTAAGCGAATAAATCGTGCGTGGAAAATCGTAAAATTGCGGATTCACAGAGTGAGAAACGAAATCAAATTGAATAAACAGCCTTATCTAAGATGAAGTGAATCCCTACGCGTGATAACAACTGCCGCTCTCAAACTCATTAATTCAACAAGGGACGGGACCAAAGAAAAACTGAAGACGTTCGTGAATTTATTAATggcacaagctttcgtgcaggagGCTGTGCACTTCCTCAGGTAGCTTTCATCAAGTCCCCTTCTGTATACCTGAAGAAGGGCAGCCTCCTGCAGAAAACTTTGTACCGTAATAAATTCACGAACGTCTTCAGCGTTTTTGTTTTCTATGTTCTTCAAAACATGTGCGCAAAACATAACAAGCGTGTGGTGTTAGACGGGCTATAACAACCGCGAGCGGCTTTCGCCGTGCCCAGCTGCCGGCTGCATAATCGGGCCGAGTCCGATTGCAGAATGCTTCGTCCGGTTACATACCGCAGACACCTGGTTAACACCAGATGTTCCACCGCGCCCAGGTCGTCGCCTTCATTTCGAGGCTTCCGCGAGCGGCCACTGTAAAGTTGGCGCTATGGGCGAGTTAATAGCCGTAGCATACGGCTAAGTATATTTGGTTCGATATTGACCTTTCTGAAACCGGAATTCAATATTCCACGGACAGTGGCCGGAGTAGCTACTTTCCAGGGGTAGCTTGTTGCGAGTACCAAGTAATAATTAGGCTATGTGCGAATAGTAATTTTCTTCAGTCTTCAATAGAAGGTTTTAGAAGTGAAGTGAATATAAAGCGAATAGTTATGCAACCGAAACAAAAGCATGTATACAACACAtacggatgatgatgatgatgatgatgatggatagaagaaaaaaatggggaggcattcccatcttcgAATGAAGCATCACTCATCCTGTTTTAAATTATTATAATTATATGTACATATTTATAATACATATAGCGTATGATATATATTATATATCACgttttatattatatatatatatatatatattatttcctTGAGCTTACGTGTTCAGCTTCCGAGCTATTCGAATATATAATTCTACGTTCGATTCGGGACTCGAATCGAATGGATCTGTGTTCGAAAAAtctgaatattcgcacagctcacCAGATAGGTCTTAAATTAAGCTATAGGTGTTTGCACACGGACATCAAAATTCGTTTTCATTTTTCATCGAAATCctcgttgcaaaataaactgctggAAATAAATATTTCGTGGTCACGCGATTAAAAACGAGTCGCCTCAAATGCACAGTCACGCGCGGAAAAGTGCAAACAGCGAACTGGGACATGTGCTGTTTCGGCGTGTTCGCTCTGCTAAGCCTACCGGccgctaaaatatgttaaaaagcgataaaaacggggctgtttggtggtacatcctaATAGCGATAAAACCctggtgcaggggacacagagagacaaaacagacgaagcGCAGTGCTTCGTTTGTTTTGTCtctctgtgtcccctgcaccggggttttatcgcttttaggatCGCTAAAATATGGCTTTGATACGCTAAAACGACTTCGACAGACATAGAAAACCCGACAGATTCAGGGGTTAATTAGTAATGTAGGATTTTTAAACAACGACACATGCACTTGTGAATCAGTCGAGCGTCTCTCTTTTCTTGCTTTTGAtcgacgccccccccccccccccccccggccccTTTCTTCCGAGCGGTTATAGGTCATTACGTAGCCGCGAAAACAGCTTGCAGGAGCAATCTTTCCACATTTTTTGCCAACTTGTGTTTTGCCTTTACGTAAGTGTACTTTAGTATCCCGGCCATATATCTAGCAAACAAGTTTTTCTCACTATCTGTCCTGCGCCGACGTTGGGCGAAATTCCTTTCCCTGTCCTTATTCTCGCTCCTTCCACCAGCTATCGTGGGAGCCGATCGCAGCGTACACACAAACGCCCGTAACCATGGCAACCCGCGAGCGCGTCTTCAGTTGGGCGCCCGTACCATTTCTGATGATGATGGCGGTGAGAATGTTTCGAATCCCACCATGATAACAGCTCCAATGGGGCTTAAAATATAGTGCTATAAGCCGGAGCTATCAAGGAAGTGCACACAAAAGGACGCTAATGTTCCAAATGTGCAAGTGCGTACCACTGTGCATCCACAATTACAGCTTCTATAGTGCCATAGATTGCACTTACTTCCCATTAATGGGAAGTGAGTGCCCCGACC from Ornithodoros turicata isolate Travis chromosome 4, ASM3712646v1, whole genome shotgun sequence encodes the following:
- the LOC135390870 gene encoding hepatocyte nuclear factor 6-like isoform X2, with protein sequence METLGGELGTAVDAEEEEPGSSSPHPPDEEEEEGREGENTPCPVHADDDDLVDAAPPAVDDDDDDGRSTPDLLPSAADLSLGGRTYREDDDASPPAQPPSPTSDDDLDDPVVSPGSPGMIDASDFRGLGGDPTGPYGAGRMSPAGFSASSSYATLTPLQPLPPISTMSDKFSHYGHHHHHHHHQQHHQQQQHHPGGGFPLMQSQSPLGAISMNSYHAQYDKLSSSGMSPPMLGGGGLPSPPSSYSQNGLSDKGLNGYDAYAPPRGLGSPQSPTSLHSPTGMLPPLNGLATGPPPTPPAAHLAAPASPPAPPQMDIKPPPPTTVVTVAQPRLVLPVSVTTMPQVALSVGQVMVGKANNVMPNLLVGGIGCSPNKILQQQTPQQHQQAVQQQVVQQQQQQQQAVQQQQTTQQQQQTTQQQHTGNADEVEEINTKELAQRISAELKRYSIPQAIFAQRVLCRSQGTLSDLLRNPKPWSKLKSGRETFRRMYKWLEEPEFQRMSALRLAVKMNAQSPKVDTTCPPRTANLYTPHSTCKRKEDPSAPTSQQPVSAPPPSSGPKNPNQPKKPRLVFTDLQRRTLQAIFKETKRPSKEMQITISQQLGLELSTVGNFFMNARRRSQDKWQDEADKKSSS
- the LOC135390870 gene encoding one cut domain family member 2-like isoform X1, which translates into the protein METLGGELGTAVDAEEEEPGSSSPHPPDEEEEEGREGENTPCPVHADDDDLVDAAPPAVDDDDDDGRSTPDLLPSAADLSLGGRTYREDDDASPPAQPPSPTSDDDLDDPVVSPGSPGMIDASDFRGLGGDPTGPYGAGRMSPAGFSASSSYATLTPLQPLPPISTMSDKFSHYGHHHHHHHHQQHHQQQQHHPGGGFPLMQSQSPLGAISMNSYHAQYDKLSSSGMSPPMLGGGGLPSPPSSYSQNGLSDKGLNGYDAYAPPRGLGSPQSPTSLHSPTGMLPPLNGLATGPPPTPPAAHLAAPASPPAPPQMDIKPPPPTTVVTVAQPRLVLPVSVTTMPQVALSVGQVMVGKANNVMPNLLVGGIGCSPNKILQQQTPQQHQQAVQQQVVQQQQQQQQAVQQQQTTQQQQQTTQQQHTGNADEVEEINTKELAQRISAELKRYSIPQAIFAQRVLCRSQGTLSDLLRNPKPWSKLKSGRETFRRMYKWLEEPEFQRMSALRLAVKMNAQSPKVDTTCPPRTANLYTPHSSTYMPDVHMPFNSLPFACKRKEDPSAPTSQQPVSAPPPSSGPKNPNQPKKPRLVFTDLQRRTLQAIFKETKRPSKEMQITISQQLGLELSTVGNFFMNARRRSQDKWQDEADKKSSS